TGGATTCACCGATTAAACGACCTGTCTCCTGGAGGATAAAATGCGTACAGGTTTTATTGACTATTACCAAACCCTGGGGCTGGATAAAAAAGCCAGTGCCGATGAAATCAAAAAAGCCTATCGCAAACTGGCGCGAAAATACCATCCCGATGTCAACCCCAACAATGAAGGTGCCTCGCGAAAATTCAAACAGGTAAACGAAGCCAACGAAGTACTTTCAGATCCTGACAAACGCAAGAAATATGATACCTATGGCGAACAATGGCAGCATGCCGATCAGATCGAACAAATGCGCCGACACCAGGGGCAAGGTCAGCAATATACCTATAATACGGATTTTGGCGACGGGTTTTCAGACTTTTTTCATTCGGTGTTTGGTTCCATGTTTGGCAATAACCCGTTTGCGGGCGGAGGCAATCCTTTCGCAGGGGGAGGGCCCCGTCCAGGCCAAAACCGGCGCCCGGCAAAGGGCCAGGACTATGAAACCGAAGTGCAGCTCACACTTGAAGATCTGCTCCACGACCACAAACGCACCCTGACGATTGATGGGCGTCAGATTCGCCTGACGATCCCTGCCGGGGTGCCTGATGGTCAAACCATCCGGGTGCGCAATCAAGGCGGCGAAGGGGGCCCCGGCACAGAAAAGGGAGATCTCTACGTGACCTTCCGGGTTCGATCACACCCCAGCCTGGAGCGCAAAGAAGCCGATCTGCATCTAAAATTGGATTTGGACCTCTATACCGCTATTTTAGGGGGCGAGCTTGAAATTAGAACCCTTGAAGGCTCTCTCAGACTTAAAATTCGACCCGGTACACAAAATGGGACCCGCATGCGCCTTCGGGAAAAAGGACTGCCTGTGTATAAAAACAATACCCAACGCGGTGATTTATTTGTCAATCTGGAAGTCCGCCTGCCCGAAGAACTCAGTGCAGAAGAAAAAGAACTCTTCGAAAAACTGGCAGCACTGCGAAAAAAATAAACACAAATCAAACACAAATCAAAGCTCTGCTTAACAAACCCAAAAACTAAGTTTGCATGTAAACTGTCATAAATGACCATATGCAGATACAGAGTAATTTATGAGTAATTCCCACTTGGATCCTGAGCTGAGCGATATTTATCTGGAGCGCCTGGCTGTTGCGCACCAATCGCTGCAACATATCCACCGCGATATGCGTGACTACCAAAAAGCAGTTCAAGCTGCCTATAAA
This DNA window, taken from bacterium (Candidatus Blackallbacteria) CG13_big_fil_rev_8_21_14_2_50_49_14, encodes the following:
- a CDS encoding molecular chaperone DnaJ → MRTGFIDYYQTLGLDKKASADEIKKAYRKLARKYHPDVNPNNEGASRKFKQVNEANEVLSDPDKRKKYDTYGEQWQHADQIEQMRRHQGQGQQYTYNTDFGDGFSDFFHSVFGSMFGNNPFAGGGNPFAGGGPRPGQNRRPAKGQDYETEVQLTLEDLLHDHKRTLTIDGRQIRLTIPAGVPDGQTIRVRNQGGEGGPGTEKGDLYVTFRVRSHPSLERKEADLHLKLDLDLYTAILGGELEIRTLEGSLRLKIRPGTQNGTRMRLREKGLPVYKNNTQRGDLFVNLEVRLPEELSAEEKELFEKLAALRKK